GATCCTGGCCGTTGGAGCGACCACCGCCCAGACGCAGGATGCCCCCGGAGGATGGGATCGGCGGGCGGAATTGTTACCATGGCCGTAGGGGAAATCCCGACGGAACGTCCGCACGCGACGCAGAGGACCACCATGGCAGTCACGGATCTCGATCTCGGCAAGTACAAGCTCGGCTGGAGCGACGCCGAGGAGTACGTCTTCAAGCCCAAGAAGGGCCTCAGCGCCGACATCATCAACGAGATGTCGTGGATGAAGGGCGAGCCCGACTGGATGCGCAAGATGCGCATGAAGGCCCTGGCTCACTTCGAGCGCCGGCCCATGCCCGCCTGGGGCGGCGACATGTCGGAGATCTACCTCGACGACATCTACTACTACATCAAGCCCACCAACAAGCAGGTCGACGCCTGGGACGACCTGCCCGAGTCGGTCAAGAACACCTACGAGAAGCTGGGCATCCCCGAGGCCGAGCGCAAGTACCTCGCCGGCGTCACCGCCCAGTACGAGTCCGAGGTCGTGTACCACAAGAACCGCGACGACCTCGAGGCCCAGGGCGTCATCTTCACCGACATGGACACCGCGCTGCGGGAGCACCCGGAGGTCGTCCGTGCCTACTTCGGCAAGATCATCCCGGCCAACGACAACAAGTTCTCGGCCCTCAACAGCGCGGTGTGGTCGGGTGGGTCGTTCATCTACGTGCCGCCGGGCGTCCACGTCGAGATGCCGCTGCAGGCCTACTTCCGCATCAACGCCGAGAACATGGGCCAGTTCGAGCGGACGCTGATCATCGCCGACGAGGGCTCCTCGGTGCACTACATCGAGGGCTGCTCGGCGCCGGTGTACACGACCGACTCGCTGCACTCCGCTGTGGTCGAGATCGTCGTCAAGCCGTCGGCTCGGGTCACCTACACCACCATCCAGAACTGGTCGAACAACGTCTTCAACCTGGTCACCAAGCGGGCCCGGGTCGAGGCCGAGGGGCACATGGAGTGGATCGACGGCAACATCGGCAGCCGCCTCACCATGAAGTACCCCGCCGTGGTGATGGTGGGCCCGAAGGCCTCGGGTGAGGTCCTGTCGGTCGCCTACGCCGGCGAGGGCCAGCACCAGGACGCCGGGGCCAAGATGACCCACGCCGCCCCGGAGACCACCAGCCGGATCATCTCCAAGTCGATCTCCAAGGACGGCGGCCGCACCAGCTACCGCGGCCTGGTCCACGTCGACGACGACGCCTACGGCTGCAAGAGCTACGTGCAGTGCGACGCGCTCATCCTCGACGAGGACAGCATCTCCGACACGTACCCCTACATGGAGGTCCACGCCCGGGATGCCGTGGTCGGCCACGAGGCCACCGTGTCCAAGGTGGGCGACGAGCAGCTCTTCTACCTGATGAGCCGTGGCCTCTCCCAGGAGCAGGCCATGGGCATGATCGTCAACGGCTTCATCGAGCCGGTCACCCGGACGCTGCCCATGGAGTACGCCGTCGAGTGGAGCCGCCTGATCGAGCTGCAGATGGAGGGCTCGGTCGGCTGAGCGCCGCCTCCGACCCGGCGCACGGTCCGCGACCGCCCCTCAGAGCGGTCGTGCCGCGCCCGGGCCGCCCCCGCGGACGACTCCCGTGTTGGCACACTGGTCCCCATGCCGATGCGGACGGAGTGCAAGCACTACGAGAGCAGGACGTACGCCAACGGCGACACGGTGCGCAAGTGCGACCTCAACCTGGCGCCCGAGGCCCCGTGGCGCTGCCCCGACGAGTGCCCCGAGTTCTCCCGGCGCCTCTCCGACGTGGCGTGGAGCTACGGCACCATGGTCTCGCCGCCCACCCCCGACGA
This sequence is a window from Acidimicrobiales bacterium. Protein-coding genes within it:
- the sufB gene encoding Fe-S cluster assembly protein SufB; the encoded protein is MAVTDLDLGKYKLGWSDAEEYVFKPKKGLSADIINEMSWMKGEPDWMRKMRMKALAHFERRPMPAWGGDMSEIYLDDIYYYIKPTNKQVDAWDDLPESVKNTYEKLGIPEAERKYLAGVTAQYESEVVYHKNRDDLEAQGVIFTDMDTALREHPEVVRAYFGKIIPANDNKFSALNSAVWSGGSFIYVPPGVHVEMPLQAYFRINAENMGQFERTLIIADEGSSVHYIEGCSAPVYTTDSLHSAVVEIVVKPSARVTYTTIQNWSNNVFNLVTKRARVEAEGHMEWIDGNIGSRLTMKYPAVVMVGPKASGEVLSVAYAGEGQHQDAGAKMTHAAPETTSRIISKSISKDGGRTSYRGLVHVDDDAYGCKSYVQCDALILDEDSISDTYPYMEVHARDAVVGHEATVSKVGDEQLFYLMSRGLSQEQAMGMIVNGFIEPVTRTLPMEYAVEWSRLIELQMEGSVG